From a region of the Mycobacterium intracellulare ATCC 13950 genome:
- the nudC gene encoding NAD(+) diphosphatase — MAIADFQLRSVPLLSRVGADRADQLRTDVEAATAGWAEAALLRVDSRNQVLVSDGRVVLGAAAELGDKPPSEAVFLGRLEGGRHVWAIRGALQAPEDPDARTEVVNLRSLGPIFDDTSGQLMSSAVALLNWHEKSRFSSVDGSPTRPARAGWSRVNPVTGHEEFPRIDPAVICLVHDGGDRAVLARQAVWPERMFSLLAGFVEAGESFEGCVAREIREEIGLTVRDVRYLGSQPWPFPRSLMVGFHAVGDPAQDFSFNDGEIAEAAWFTRDEVREALAAGDWSSSSESKLLLPGSISIARVIIESWAAID; from the coding sequence ATGGCGATCGCGGATTTTCAGCTGCGCAGCGTCCCGTTGCTGTCGCGCGTCGGAGCCGACCGAGCCGATCAGCTGCGCACCGACGTCGAGGCGGCCACCGCGGGCTGGGCCGAGGCGGCGCTGCTGCGGGTGGACTCGCGCAATCAGGTGCTGGTTTCCGACGGCCGGGTGGTGCTGGGTGCCGCCGCCGAACTCGGCGACAAGCCGCCGTCGGAGGCGGTGTTTCTGGGGCGCCTCGAGGGTGGCCGCCACGTGTGGGCGATCCGCGGCGCGCTGCAGGCCCCGGAGGACCCCGACGCGCGCACCGAGGTGGTGAACTTGCGCAGCCTCGGCCCGATCTTCGACGACACCAGCGGCCAGCTGATGTCATCGGCTGTCGCACTGTTGAATTGGCATGAGAAGTCTCGATTCAGCTCGGTGGACGGTTCACCCACACGTCCGGCCCGGGCGGGTTGGTCACGCGTGAACCCGGTCACCGGGCACGAGGAGTTCCCGCGCATCGACCCGGCGGTGATTTGTCTGGTGCACGACGGCGGCGACCGCGCGGTGCTGGCGCGCCAGGCGGTGTGGCCGGAGCGGATGTTCTCGCTGTTGGCCGGATTCGTCGAGGCCGGTGAGTCTTTCGAGGGGTGTGTGGCTCGGGAGATCCGTGAGGAGATCGGGCTGACCGTGCGTGACGTGCGCTATTTGGGCAGTCAGCCGTGGCCGTTCCCGCGCTCGCTGATGGTCGGCTTCCACGCCGTCGGCGACCCGGCGCAGGACTTTTCGTTCAACGACGGCGAGATCGCCGAGGCGGCGTGGTTCACGCGCGACGAGGTGCGCGAGGCGCTGGCGGCCGGGGACTGGTCGAGTTCCTCGGAGTCGAAACTCCTGCTGCCCGGGTCGATTTCGATCGCGCGGGTGATCATCGAATCCTGGGCCGCGATCGACTGA
- the mrx1 gene encoding mycoredoxin Mrx1, translating into MTTAPLTVYTTSWCGYCHRLMTVLKSNGIPYETVDIEHDAAAADFVSSVNGGNRTVPTVKFADGSTLTNPSAAQVKAKLAETGS; encoded by the coding sequence ATGACCACTGCCCCGCTCACCGTCTACACGACCTCCTGGTGTGGCTACTGCCATCGGCTCATGACGGTGCTCAAGTCCAACGGAATACCGTATGAGACGGTCGACATCGAGCACGACGCGGCGGCCGCTGACTTCGTCAGCTCGGTCAACGGCGGCAACAGGACGGTCCCGACGGTGAAGTTCGCCGACGGGTCGACGCTGACCAACCCGAGCGCGGCCCAGGTGAAGGCGAAGCTGGCCGAGACCGGTAGCTGA
- a CDS encoding potassium channel family protein: MGNGRSRKLSGLDETLTAQRGHQLIGVVRIPEEHASPIRVITRRLAIALVVLFGAAVIVYLDRDGFRDVRNEPLTFLDCLYFSAVSLSTTGYGDITPYTETARLVHTLIFTALRIAFLAVLVGTTLEVLSERSRQGWKIQRWRSRVRNHTIVIGYGTKGKTAVAAILGDETIQAEVVVVDTDRSTLEHAESAGLVTVHGDATKADVLRLAGAQHAASIIVATSRDDTAVLATLTAREIAPNAKIVASIREAENQHLLQQSGADSVVVSSATAGRLLGLATTTPSVVEMIEDLLTPDAGLAIAEREVEQSEVGGSPRHLRDIVLGVVRDGHLWRIDAPEVDAVEANDRLLYIRSVGH, translated from the coding sequence GTGGGCAACGGTAGGTCCCGAAAGCTGAGCGGTCTGGACGAAACGCTGACCGCCCAGCGCGGTCACCAGCTGATCGGCGTGGTGCGCATCCCCGAAGAGCACGCCAGCCCCATTCGGGTCATCACCCGCCGCCTGGCCATCGCCCTGGTGGTGCTGTTCGGCGCGGCCGTCATCGTCTACCTGGACCGCGACGGGTTCCGCGATGTGCGCAACGAGCCGCTGACATTTTTGGACTGCCTGTATTTCTCGGCGGTTTCGCTGTCGACCACCGGCTATGGCGACATCACGCCGTACACCGAAACCGCGCGCCTGGTGCACACCCTGATCTTCACCGCGCTGCGGATCGCGTTCCTGGCCGTGCTGGTCGGCACCACGCTCGAAGTGCTTTCCGAGCGGTCTCGCCAAGGGTGGAAGATTCAGCGTTGGAGGAGCAGAGTGCGCAATCACACCATCGTGATCGGTTATGGCACCAAGGGCAAAACGGCGGTGGCCGCGATCCTCGGCGACGAAACCATCCAGGCGGAGGTGGTCGTCGTCGACACCGATCGCAGCACGCTCGAGCACGCCGAGAGCGCGGGCCTGGTCACCGTCCACGGTGACGCCACCAAGGCCGATGTGTTGCGGCTGGCCGGGGCCCAGCACGCCGCGTCCATCATCGTCGCCACCAGCCGCGACGACACCGCGGTGCTGGCGACGCTGACCGCGCGCGAGATCGCGCCCAACGCCAAGATCGTCGCCTCGATCCGGGAGGCCGAGAACCAGCACCTGCTGCAGCAGTCGGGGGCGGACTCGGTCGTGGTCTCGTCGGCGACCGCGGGCCGGCTCCTCGGGCTTGCCACCACGACGCCCAGCGTCGTGGAGATGATCGAGGACCTGCTGACGCCCGACGCCGGGCTCGCCATCGCCGAGCGTGAGGTCGAGCAGAGCGAAGTGGGCGGCTCGCCGCGGCATTTGCGCGACATCGTGCTCGGTGTGGTGCGCGACGGGCACCTGTGGCGCATCGACGCCCCGGAGGTGGACGCCGTCGAGGCCAACGACCGCCTGCTCTACATCCGAAGCGTGGGGCATTGA
- a CDS encoding ATP-dependent DNA helicase UvrD2 — MPTVADPLTAGLDDEQREAVLAPRGPVCVLAGAGTGKTRTITHRIAQLVAGGHVAAGQVLAVTFTQRAAGEMRSRLRAIDAAAGTGPAVGAVSALTFHAAAHRQLRYFWPRVVGDTGWQLLDSKFAVVARAASRTRLNASTDDVRDLAGEIEWAKASLIGPEEYPAAVAAAGRDIPLDAAQIAGVYAAYEALKARGEHVTLLDFDDLLLHTAAAIENDPAVAEEFRDRYRCFVVDEYQDVTPLQQRVLTAWLGDRDDLTVVGDANQTIYSFTGASPRFLLDFSRRFPDATVVRLERDYRSTPQVVSLANQVIAAARGRVAGSKLHLVGQRPPGPAPTFHEHPDEPAEAAAVAASIARLIESGTPPSEIAVLYRVNAQSEIYEEALTEAGIAYQVRGGEGFFNRQEIKQALLALHRAAERGAEGPLPDVVRAVLEPLGLTAQEPVGTRARERWEALSALAELVDDEVAQRPQLDFPGLLAELRMRADARHPPVVQGVALASLHAAKGLEWDAVFLVGLADGTLPISHALAHGAESEAVEEERRLLYVGITRARTHLALTWALARSPGGRQGRKPSRFLNGIAPQARAEPGPNKSRRNRATATRCRICNNNLTTPAAVMLRRCETCAADIDEDLLLRLKAWRLDVAKEQKVPAYVVFTDNTLIAIAELRPDDDEALIAIPGIGARKLEQYGPDVLELVRGR, encoded by the coding sequence ATGCCGACGGTCGCCGATCCACTGACAGCCGGGCTGGACGACGAGCAGCGCGAGGCCGTGCTGGCTCCGCGCGGCCCGGTCTGCGTGCTGGCCGGCGCCGGAACGGGCAAGACCCGCACCATCACTCACCGGATCGCCCAGCTGGTCGCCGGCGGTCATGTCGCCGCCGGCCAGGTGCTGGCGGTCACGTTCACCCAGCGGGCGGCGGGGGAGATGCGCTCCCGGTTGCGGGCGATCGACGCCGCGGCGGGCACGGGGCCGGCCGTCGGCGCGGTCTCGGCCCTGACCTTTCACGCCGCCGCCCACCGGCAGCTGCGGTACTTCTGGCCGCGGGTGGTCGGTGACACCGGGTGGCAGCTGCTGGACAGCAAGTTCGCGGTCGTGGCCCGGGCGGCCAGCCGCACCCGGCTCAACGCCAGCACCGACGACGTGCGCGACCTGGCCGGCGAGATCGAGTGGGCCAAGGCGTCGCTGATCGGCCCCGAGGAATACCCCGCCGCGGTGGCCGCCGCCGGGCGGGACATCCCCCTGGACGCCGCCCAGATCGCCGGCGTCTACGCCGCCTACGAGGCCCTCAAAGCGCGCGGCGAACACGTCACCCTGCTCGATTTCGACGACCTGCTGCTGCACACCGCGGCCGCGATCGAAAACGACCCGGCGGTGGCCGAGGAGTTCCGCGACCGCTACCGCTGCTTCGTGGTCGACGAATACCAGGATGTCACGCCCTTGCAGCAGCGGGTGCTGACCGCCTGGTTGGGCGACCGCGACGACCTGACGGTGGTGGGCGACGCCAACCAGACCATCTACTCGTTCACCGGGGCCTCGCCGCGGTTCCTGCTCGACTTCTCCCGCCGCTTCCCCGACGCCACCGTCGTGCGCCTCGAGCGCGATTACCGGTCCACCCCCCAGGTGGTCTCGCTGGCCAACCAGGTGATCGCCGCGGCCCGCGGGCGGGTCGCCGGCAGCAAGCTGCACCTGGTGGGTCAGCGCCCGCCGGGTCCCGCGCCGACGTTCCACGAGCATCCCGACGAGCCGGCCGAGGCCGCCGCGGTCGCGGCGTCGATCGCGCGGCTCATCGAATCCGGCACCCCGCCGTCCGAGATCGCCGTGCTGTACCGGGTCAACGCGCAGTCGGAGATCTACGAGGAGGCGCTGACCGAGGCGGGCATCGCCTACCAGGTCCGCGGCGGCGAGGGATTCTTCAATCGCCAGGAGATCAAGCAGGCCCTGCTGGCGCTGCATCGGGCCGCCGAGCGCGGTGCGGAGGGTCCCCTGCCCGACGTCGTCCGCGCGGTGCTGGAACCGCTGGGCCTGACGGCCCAGGAGCCGGTCGGTACCCGCGCCCGCGAGCGCTGGGAGGCCCTGAGCGCGCTGGCCGAACTGGTGGACGACGAAGTCGCGCAACGCCCGCAGCTGGACTTTCCGGGGCTGCTGGCCGAGCTTAGGATGCGCGCCGACGCCCGGCACCCGCCGGTGGTGCAGGGCGTCGCGCTGGCATCGCTGCACGCCGCCAAGGGGCTCGAGTGGGACGCGGTGTTCTTGGTCGGGTTGGCCGACGGCACGCTTCCCATCTCACACGCGCTCGCCCACGGCGCCGAGAGCGAGGCGGTCGAGGAGGAGCGCCGCCTGCTTTACGTCGGAATCACCAGGGCCCGAACGCATTTGGCGCTCACCTGGGCGCTGGCCCGCAGCCCGGGCGGGCGCCAGGGCCGCAAGCCGTCGCGGTTCCTCAACGGCATCGCACCCCAGGCACGGGCCGAGCCGGGGCCGAACAAGTCTCGGCGCAACCGGGCCACCGCGACCCGCTGCCGGATCTGCAATAACAACCTCACGACCCCGGCGGCCGTCATGCTGCGCCGCTGCGAGACCTGCGCGGCCGACATCGACGAGGACCTGCTGCTCCGGCTCAAGGCGTGGCGGCTGGACGTCGCCAAGGAACAGAAGGTGCCCGCCTACGTCGTCTTCACCGACAACACGCTGATCGCCATCGCCGAGCTGCGGCCCGACGACGACGAGGCGCTGATCGCGATTCCCGGCATCGGCGCGCGCAAGCTGGAACAGTACGGCCCCGACGTGCTGGAGCTGGTTCGCGGTCGCTGA
- a CDS encoding ATP-dependent helicase codes for MNARYNPSELACALGLFPPTEEQSAVIAAPPGPLVVIAGAGAGKTETMAARVVWLIANGYAEPAQVLGLTFTRKAAGQLLRRVRSRLARLAGVGLGPVGDAAAEPEGAPVISTYHAFAGSLLRDYGLLLPVEPDTRLLSETELWQLAFDVVNGYRGELHTDKTPAAVTSMVLRLWGQLAEHLVDTGQLRDTHVELERLVHGLPAGPYQRERGPSQWLLRLLGTQTERAELVPLLDALDERMRAEKVMDFGMQMASAARLAAGFPQVGEDLRARYRVVLLDEYQDTGHAQRIALSALFGGGVDDGLALTAVGDPIQSIYGWRGASATNLPRFTTDFPRSDGTPAPVLELRTSWRNPPRTLRVANAVSAEARRRSVAVHALRPRPDAPPGTVRCALLPDVVAEREWIADHLDAHYRRARVEGVSPPTAAVLVRRNADAAPIADALRARGIPVEVVGLAGLLSVPEVAEVVAMLRLVADPTAGAAAMRVLTGARWRLGARDIAALWQRARALGGTAGDPAPPSPEAIARAADPSHVDADTVCLADAIADPGPAGSYSAAGYQRITALGAELSALRAHLGHPLADLVAEVRRVLGVDCEVRAAAGVAAGWAGTEHLDAFADVVAGYAERADGAATRLDASATASVAGLLGFLDAAEAVENGLAPAPLAVARDRVQVLTVHSAKGLEWEVVAVAHLSGGTFPSTASRSTWLTDAAELPPLLRGDRAAAGALGIPVLDTSDVTNRKQLSDKISEHRRQLDQRRVDEERRLLYVAITRAEDTLLVSGHHWGATGVKPRGPSDFLVEIKDVIDRAAAAGDPCGTVEHWAPSPADGERNPLRDNVIEAVWPADPLAVRREEVERGATLVRRALAAGPGRPCADVDGWAADVDALLAERARLIEPPVRELPGQLSVSSLVGLARDPAGTAQRLRHRLPSRPDPHALLGNAFHSWVQKFYGAECLFDLGDLPGAADSDVGDSAELAALQAAFTESPWAARTPVAVEVPFEMPIGETLVRGRIDAVFADPDGGATVVDWKTGEPPHGAEALRQAAVQLAVYRMAWAALAGVAESSVRTAFYYVRAGTTVVPDELPSAAELAGLLIDPDGTRCDPRRPSIGEAVPVVT; via the coding sequence ATGAACGCCCGCTACAATCCGAGCGAATTGGCTTGCGCGCTCGGCCTTTTCCCGCCGACCGAGGAGCAGTCCGCGGTCATCGCCGCGCCGCCGGGCCCGCTGGTCGTCATCGCGGGGGCCGGAGCCGGTAAGACCGAGACCATGGCCGCACGGGTGGTGTGGCTGATCGCCAACGGCTACGCCGAACCCGCCCAGGTGCTGGGACTGACGTTCACCCGCAAGGCCGCCGGCCAGCTGCTGCGCCGCGTCCGGTCCCGGCTGGCCCGGTTGGCCGGCGTCGGCCTGGGCCCGGTCGGCGATGCCGCCGCCGAGCCCGAGGGCGCCCCGGTGATCAGCACCTACCACGCGTTCGCGGGTTCGTTGCTGCGCGACTACGGGCTGCTGCTGCCCGTCGAGCCCGACACCCGGTTGCTCAGCGAAACCGAGCTGTGGCAGCTGGCTTTCGACGTGGTCAACGGGTACCGCGGCGAGCTGCACACCGACAAGACCCCGGCCGCCGTCACCTCGATGGTGTTGCGCCTGTGGGGACAGTTGGCCGAACACCTCGTCGACACCGGACAGCTGCGCGATACCCACGTTGAGCTAGAGCGGCTCGTCCATGGCCTGCCCGCCGGGCCCTATCAGCGGGAGCGCGGTCCCAGCCAATGGTTACTGCGCCTGCTGGGCACCCAGACCGAGCGCGCGGAGTTGGTGCCGCTGCTGGACGCGCTCGACGAGCGCATGCGCGCCGAGAAGGTGATGGATTTCGGCATGCAGATGGCCTCGGCTGCGCGGTTGGCCGCGGGCTTCCCCCAGGTCGGTGAGGACCTGCGCGCCCGCTACCGGGTGGTGCTGCTCGACGAGTATCAGGACACCGGCCACGCCCAGCGCATCGCGTTGTCGGCCCTGTTCGGCGGTGGGGTCGACGACGGGCTGGCGCTGACGGCCGTGGGCGACCCCATCCAGTCCATCTACGGCTGGCGCGGGGCCTCGGCGACCAACCTGCCCCGGTTCACCACCGACTTTCCCCGCTCCGACGGCACACCCGCGCCCGTCCTGGAATTGCGGACCAGCTGGCGCAATCCGCCGCGAACCCTGCGGGTCGCCAACGCCGTGTCCGCCGAGGCGCGGCGGCGATCGGTGGCCGTGCACGCGCTGCGCCCTCGCCCGGACGCCCCGCCCGGCACGGTCCGCTGCGCCCTGCTGCCCGACGTGGTGGCCGAGCGCGAGTGGATCGCCGATCACCTCGACGCCCACTACCGGCGGGCCCGGGTGGAGGGTGTCAGCCCCCCGACGGCCGCGGTCCTGGTGCGCCGCAACGCCGACGCCGCGCCCATCGCCGACGCGCTGCGGGCGCGCGGCATCCCCGTCGAGGTGGTCGGGCTGGCAGGGCTCCTATCGGTGCCCGAGGTCGCCGAGGTGGTGGCCATGCTGCGGCTGGTCGCCGACCCGACGGCCGGCGCGGCGGCGATGCGGGTGCTCACCGGCGCGCGCTGGCGCCTCGGCGCCCGCGACATCGCCGCGCTGTGGCAGCGTGCGCGCGCGCTCGGCGGGACCGCGGGGGACCCCGCGCCGCCCTCGCCCGAGGCGATTGCGCGCGCCGCCGACCCCTCGCACGTCGACGCCGACACCGTCTGCCTGGCCGACGCGATCGCCGACCCGGGTCCGGCCGGCTCGTATTCGGCGGCGGGGTATCAGCGGATCACCGCCTTGGGCGCCGAGCTGAGCGCCCTGCGCGCCCACCTCGGCCATCCCCTTGCCGACCTGGTGGCCGAGGTGCGCCGCGTGCTGGGCGTCGACTGCGAGGTCCGGGCCGCGGCGGGGGTGGCGGCGGGTTGGGCCGGCACCGAGCACCTGGACGCGTTCGCCGACGTCGTCGCCGGTTACGCCGAGCGCGCCGACGGCGCCGCCACGCGGTTGGATGCGTCTGCAACCGCCTCGGTGGCCGGCTTGCTGGGGTTTTTGGATGCCGCCGAGGCGGTCGAGAACGGTTTGGCGCCGGCACCTTTGGCGGTCGCGCGCGACCGCGTCCAGGTGCTCACCGTGCATTCGGCGAAGGGACTCGAATGGGAGGTGGTGGCGGTCGCGCACCTCTCGGGTGGGACGTTCCCGTCGACCGCGTCCAGGAGCACCTGGCTCACCGACGCCGCGGAGCTGCCCCCGCTGCTTCGCGGCGACCGCGCCGCCGCCGGGGCGCTGGGCATCCCGGTGCTCGACACCTCGGACGTCACCAACCGAAAACAACTGTCGGACAAGATCTCCGAGCATCGCCGCCAGCTCGATCAGCGGCGCGTGGACGAGGAGCGCCGATTGTTGTATGTCGCGATCACCCGGGCCGAGGACACCCTGCTGGTGTCCGGGCACCACTGGGGCGCCACCGGGGTCAAGCCGCGCGGCCCGTCGGATTTCCTGGTGGAGATCAAGGACGTCATCGACCGTGCGGCCGCGGCGGGCGACCCCTGCGGAACCGTGGAGCACTGGGCGCCGTCGCCCGCCGACGGCGAGCGAAACCCGCTTCGCGACAACGTTATCGAAGCGGTGTGGCCGGCAGACCCGCTGGCCGTGCGGCGCGAGGAGGTCGAGCGCGGTGCGACGCTGGTGAGGCGGGCGCTCGCCGCCGGGCCCGGTCGGCCGTGCGCCGATGTCGACGGCTGGGCCGCCGACGTCGATGCGTTGCTGGCCGAACGGGCGCGGTTGATCGAGCCACCGGTCCGGGAACTGCCCGGCCAGCTGTCGGTCAGCTCCCTGGTCGGCCTGGCGCGCGACCCGGCGGGCACCGCGCAGCGGTTGAGGCATCGGCTACCGTCGCGGCCGGATCCGCATGCGTTGCTGGGCAATGCGTTTCACTCCTGGGTCCAGAAGTTCTACGGCGCAGAATGCCTGTTCGATCTCGGCGATCTGCCGGGTGCGGCGGACTCCGACGTCGGCGACAGCGCCGAATTGGCCGCGCTGCAGGCCGCATTCACCGAATCTCCTTGGGCCGCAAGGACTCCCGTCGCCGTCGAGGTGCCGTTCGAGATGCCGATCGGTGAGACCCTGGTCCGCGGGCGCATCGACGCGGTGTTCGCCGATCCCGACGGCGGCGCGACCGTCGTGGACTGGAAAACGGGCGAACCGCCGCACGGCGCGGAGGCGCTGCGCCAGGCCGCCGTCCAGCTCGCGGTGTACCGGATGGCCTGGGCGGCGCTGGCCGGGGTCGCGGAATCGTCGGTGCGCACCGCCTTCTACTACGTGCGCGCCGGTACCACCGTGGTCCCCGACGAACTGCCGAGCGCCGCCGAGCTGGCCGGGTTGCTGATCGATCCGGACGGTACGCGGTGTGACCCGCGCCGCCCGAGTATTGGGGAGGCGGTGCCCGTGGTTACATAA
- a CDS encoding ATP-dependent DNA helicase: MAHTWEADASAVLAPGARGIVRVLGGPGTGKSSLLIDAAVTRIDAGIDPESVLLLTGSGRLGMAERSALTTALLRSRPGRVVVSEPLVRTVHGYAYAVLRRAAERAGDAPPRLVTSAEQDAIIRELLAGDLDDGPRATSAWPAQLRAALSTAGFATELRNLLARCAERGIDPGELERLGRRCRRPEWIAAGQFARQYEQVMLLRAAVGTAAPEATTPALGAAELVGAALEAFAVDPELLAAERGRIRVLLVDDVQQLDSQAARLVRVLAAGAELALIAGDPNQAVFGFRGGEPAGLLDGDGPAVTLTTSHRCAPAVARAVSGIAARLPGGGAGRRIDGAGAGEGSVTVRLAASAHAEAAAIADALRRAHLVDGVPWSQMAVIVRSVPRAGARLPRALAAAGVPVAAAAATGPLAEEPAVRALLTVLLAAADGLDGQQALALLTGPIGRVDPVSLRQLRRTLQRANPDRPPGDFAELLAETLSGAVPPGPQFRSLRKVRAVLDAAARCHEAGEDPRYTLWAAWHRSGLQRRWLSVSERGGPATAQATRDLESVTALFDITDDYVSRTSGASLRGLVEHVAALHLPNANPEPAATAGQVRVLSAHAALGHEWDFVVIAGLQDGLWPNTVPRGGVLGTQRLLDELDGVTADASMRAPLVAEERRLLVAAMGRARRRLLVTAVDSDTGGADHAAALPSPFFFDIAQWADEDVETTALQPVAAPRVLSAAALVGRLRGVVCAPDGAVDELARDCAATQLARLAKAGVPGADPAGWHGLTPVSTGEPLRGGGDVVTLTPSTLQTLTDCPLRWLAERHGGTNPRDLRSTIGSVVHALIAEPHRSESGLLAELERAWQHLPFAAQWHSDNELARHRAMLEAFVEWRSQSRGALTEVGVEVEIDGTLQTGDGEQVRLRGRVDRLERDAAGRLVIVDVKTGKSPVSKDDAQQHAQLAMYQLAVSEGLVAPGGDTVEPGGARLVYVGKAGAAGAVEREQDPLTADAGDEWRQVIRRAAAATAGPQFVARRNDGCTHCPIRPCCPAHTDGAAR; encoded by the coding sequence ATGGCACACACCTGGGAGGCCGACGCGAGCGCTGTGCTGGCGCCCGGCGCGCGCGGGATCGTTCGCGTGCTCGGCGGGCCCGGAACCGGAAAGAGCAGCCTGCTGATCGACGCCGCGGTCACCCGGATCGACGCCGGGATCGACCCGGAATCGGTTCTGCTGCTGACCGGTTCGGGCCGGCTCGGGATGGCCGAGCGCAGCGCGTTGACGACGGCGTTGCTGCGCTCCCGACCGGGCCGGGTCGTCGTCAGCGAACCGCTGGTGCGGACCGTGCACGGGTATGCCTACGCGGTCTTGCGGCGCGCCGCCGAACGGGCCGGCGATGCGCCCCCGCGGCTGGTCACCAGCGCCGAGCAGGACGCCATCATCCGGGAGCTGCTGGCCGGAGACCTCGACGACGGCCCCCGCGCGACGTCCGCGTGGCCGGCGCAGCTGCGGGCGGCGCTGAGCACTGCGGGGTTCGCCACGGAACTGCGAAACCTGTTGGCCCGCTGCGCCGAACGCGGTATCGACCCAGGGGAACTGGAGCGGCTTGGCCGTCGTTGCCGCCGGCCGGAATGGATCGCCGCGGGGCAATTCGCACGCCAGTACGAGCAGGTGATGTTGCTGCGCGCGGCGGTCGGCACGGCCGCGCCGGAGGCGACGACACCCGCGCTGGGCGCCGCCGAATTGGTGGGCGCGGCGCTGGAGGCGTTCGCCGTCGACCCCGAGCTGCTGGCGGCCGAACGCGGCCGGATCCGGGTCCTGCTGGTCGACGACGTCCAACAGCTCGACTCTCAGGCGGCCCGCCTGGTGCGGGTGCTCGCGGCGGGCGCCGAGCTGGCGCTGATCGCCGGGGACCCCAATCAGGCGGTGTTCGGCTTCCGGGGCGGCGAACCGGCCGGGCTGCTCGACGGCGACGGCCCGGCGGTGACGTTGACGACGTCGCATCGCTGCGCGCCCGCCGTGGCCCGCGCCGTCAGCGGCATCGCCGCCCGGTTGCCCGGCGGCGGCGCCGGCCGCCGGATCGACGGCGCCGGGGCGGGGGAGGGATCGGTCACGGTGCGCCTCGCCGCCTCGGCGCACGCCGAGGCGGCGGCGATCGCCGACGCGCTGCGGCGGGCGCACCTGGTCGACGGCGTGCCCTGGTCGCAGATGGCGGTCATCGTCCGGTCGGTACCGCGGGCCGGCGCGCGGTTGCCGCGCGCGCTCGCCGCCGCCGGGGTGCCGGTGGCCGCGGCCGCCGCCACCGGGCCGCTGGCCGAGGAGCCGGCGGTGCGCGCGCTGCTGACCGTGCTGCTGGCCGCCGCCGACGGGCTGGACGGGCAGCAGGCACTGGCGTTGCTGACCGGCCCCATCGGCCGCGTCGACCCGGTTTCGCTGCGGCAACTGCGCCGAACCCTGCAGCGCGCCAACCCCGATCGCCCGCCGGGCGACTTCGCCGAGCTGTTGGCCGAGACGCTGTCGGGCGCCGTGCCGCCGGGTCCACAGTTCCGTTCGTTGCGCAAGGTCCGCGCGGTGCTGGATGCGGCCGCTCGGTGCCACGAAGCCGGTGAGGACCCGCGCTACACCCTGTGGGCCGCCTGGCACCGGTCCGGGCTGCAGCGCCGCTGGCTGTCGGTCAGCGAGCGCGGCGGCCCCGCCACGGCCCAGGCCACCCGGGATCTCGAGTCGGTCACCGCGTTGTTCGACATCACCGACGACTACGTGTCGCGCACTTCCGGCGCGTCGTTGCGCGGCCTGGTCGAGCACGTCGCCGCGCTGCACCTGCCGAACGCCAACCCCGAGCCGGCCGCCACGGCGGGGCAGGTCAGGGTGCTCAGCGCGCACGCCGCGCTGGGACACGAATGGGATTTCGTGGTCATCGCCGGATTGCAGGATGGTTTGTGGCCCAACACCGTTCCGCGGGGCGGTGTGCTGGGCACCCAGCGGCTGCTCGACGAGCTGGACGGGGTCACCGCGGACGCCTCGATGCGCGCACCCCTGGTGGCCGAGGAGCGCCGGTTGCTGGTGGCGGCGATGGGCCGTGCCCGCCGGCGGCTGTTGGTGACGGCGGTCGACAGCGACACCGGTGGGGCGGACCACGCGGCCGCGCTGCCGTCGCCGTTCTTCTTCGACATCGCGCAATGGGCCGACGAAGACGTGGAAACGACTGCGCTGCAACCTGTTGCGGCGCCCCGGGTGCTGTCGGCGGCTGCGCTGGTGGGACGGCTGCGGGGCGTGGTCTGCGCCCCCGACGGGGCGGTGGACGAGCTCGCCCGGGACTGCGCGGCAACGCAATTGGCCCGCCTGGCCAAAGCCGGGGTGCCCGGCGCCGACCCGGCCGGCTGGCACGGCTTGACCCCTGTCAGCACCGGTGAGCCGCTGCGGGGTGGCGGCGACGTCGTGACGCTGACCCCGTCGACCCTGCAGACACTGACCGACTGCCCGCTGCGCTGGCTCGCCGAACGCCACGGCGGGACCAATCCGCGCGACCTGCGCTCCACCATCGGTTCGGTGGTGCACGCGCTGATCGCCGAACCGCATCGAAGCGAATCCGGACTGCTGGCCGAGCTGGAGCGCGCCTGGCAGCACCTACCCTTTGCGGCGCAATGGCATTCGGACAACGAGCTGGCCCGTCACCGCGCGATGCTCGAGGCGTTCGTCGAGTGGCGAAGCCAGAGCCGCGGCGCGCTCACCGAGGTCGGCGTCGAGGTCGAGATCGACGGAACCCTTCAAACCGGTGACGGGGAACAGGTTCGGCTGCGCGGCCGCGTCGACCGGCTGGAGCGCGACGCCGCCGGCCGGCTGGTGATCGTCGACGTCAAGACCGGCAAGTCCCCGGTCAGCAAGGACGACGCCCAACAACACGCCCAACTGGCGATGTATCAGCTGGCGGTATCCGAAGGCCTGGTGGCCCCCGGAGGCGACACCGTGGAACCCGGTGGGGCGCGGCTGGTTTACGTCGGCAAGGCCGGGGCGGCCGGGGCCGTCGAACGCGAACAGGACCCGCTCACCGCGGACGCCGGCGACGAATGGCGACAGGTCATCCGGCGTGCCGCCGCCGCCACGGCCGGCCCGCAGTTCGTGGCGCGGCGCAACGACGGTTGCACGCACTGCCCCATCCGGCCGTGCTGCCCGGCGCACACCGACGGGGCGGCCCGATGA